GTCGCCCGAGGAACATGAGCAGTATCAGTATGAGCTGAGCAGCTACCGGAAGGTCCGCCGTGATTCCGGTCGACATCCCCACCGTTCCGAACGCGGACACCACCTCGAACAGCACTCGATCGAGGTCGAGATCCGTGATGGCGAGAATGGCGATCACCGCTGACATCACAGCGCCAAGGGCGACCAGCACCACCGTGATCGCCTCGCGGTGGACTGCGCGCGACAGGCGCTTGCCGAACACGTTCACGGCGGTGCCGCCGCGAAGCTCGGTGTACATGATGAAGAACAGCACGGCGAAGGTCGTGACCTTTATCCCGCCTGCGGTTCCGGCTGGTCCTCCGCCGATGAACATCAGGACGTCGGTGCCGAGCCACGTCTCGTCGTGCAGCTGAGACGTGTCGACGGAGTTGAAGCCCGCAGTGCGGGACTGGACAGCGTGGAAGAAGCCCGCCAGGATCCGGGAGCCGGGGTCGAGAGCGCCAAGGGTCTCAGGGTTGTGCCACTCGATCGCCACGACGTAGACCGTGCCGAGAACGAGCAGTCCGATCGTCGCCCACAGGACGATGCGAGTGTTCATCGTCCAGTGCAGCGGCCGACGGAACTCCTTGCGCAGCTGACGAAGCACCGGGAACCCGAGACCACCGAGGATGATCGCGGCGCAGATCGGAAGGCAGATCCACGGATCGGAGACGAATCCCATCAAGCTGTCGGTGTACAGCGCGAAACCGGCATTGTTGAATGACGAGACCGCGTGGAACACCGCGTGCCATGCGGCGCGAACGGGCTCGTAGCCGTAGCCCATCGTGAAACGGGCGAACAGGAGCACGGCGACGGCGGCCTCGATCACCAGGGTCGTCACCAGGATGCCGGTCGCGACGCGCTTCATGTCTCCGCCGCCGGTCGTCTTGGTCTCCGTGCCGGCGATGACGCGCGAGCGCACGGACAACTTGCGAGCCAGCGCGAGGCCGATGAGCGAGGCGAACAGCATGATCCCGAGCCCGCCGAGCTGGATGAGCAGCAGGATCACGACCTTGCCGAACGGACTCCAGTAGACCGCCGTGTCGACGACGATGAGTCCCGTGACGCATACGGCGGATGTCGAGGTGAACAGCGCGTCGACCAGACCGGTCCATCTGCCACTCGCTGAAGAGATCGGCAGCATCAGCAGGAGGGTGCCGATCACGATCGCGGCACCGAATCCGGTGGCTATCGCCCGTGCGGGGGCGAGGTTCCGCTGCTTCGGGCGACGCGAGCGCGCGAAGGAGTCGGTTCGAACCACAAGAGGGAACGCTACGCGAGCGCCGACGTCTATGACGGAATCCTAACGGGATCCATACGCCTCACGACCGATCACGTCGACGGTCCGGGCGCGCACCCGGCGTCAGACCCGCGCGGTCGTCCCGCGGACGAGGAGCTCAAACGGCAGCGCTCCCGGAGGAGCGGCAGGCACGGCATCCTCGAGTTTCGCCAGCACAGCGGCGGCCGCGCGCTCGCCCTGGCCCAACGGGAACTGGTCGACGGTGGTGAGCTGGAAGAACTCGCCCAGCTCGTGGCCATCGATGCCGATGATCGAGAGGTCCTCCGGCACGCGGAAACCGAGATCGCGCGCGGCGAGCACCGCGCCGATCGCCATCTCATCGGATGCCGCGAACACGGCTGTCGGCCGACGCCCCGGCCTGCCGAGCAGCTGCTTGGCGGCGCGATAACCGCCCTCGACGGTGAAATCCGCAGGCTCGATGAACGCGGGCTTCGGTGTGATACCGGCATCCGCCAGGGCCTTCTCGAAGCCGAGCCGACGCTGGGTGGGGATGTGGAAGTCGATGTCGAATTCCGGGTTCGCTCCGATGTGCGCGATGGCGGTGTGGCCGAGGCTGAGCAGGTGCTCGGTCGCAAGCTGCGCGACTGCGCCGTCGTCCACCGTCAGGGTGTCGAGCTGCGGATTCGGTCCGCCGATCGCGATGATGGGGAGTCCGAGTTCGAGGAGCTGGGTCGTCTCGGCCTCATCGAGTTCGATCGACACGGCGATCACGGCATCCACCCGCTGGCGCCTCAACGCCGTGTCGAAGACGTTGCGTCGAACGTCCTTGTCGGCCGTGATGTTGTACAGCGTGATGTCGTAGCCCTGGCGCATCAGGGCGCTCGAGACTCCCGAGAGCACCGTGCTGAAGAACCAGCGGTCAAGGAACGGTACGACCACGCCGATGTTGCGCGTGCGACCCGAGGCGAGTGACGAGGCGCGCGACGAGACGACGTAGCCGAGCGTCTGCGCCGCGACGAGCACGCGGTCGCGGGACGCCGCAGACACGTGCCCCCGACCGCTGAGAGCGCGCGAGACCGTCGCCGTGGAGACGCCGGCCAGTCGCGCGACCTCATCGATGCTCACCATGGAATACGTTCAGGCCTTGGTGTACCAGGCGGCATGATCGACCGGCAGAGCGGCGCCGTCGAAGGGCTGGCTCTGCACGACGAATGTGACGCCGTCGCCGAGATCCAGCGGCTCGGTGCCGATGTTGACAGCCACGTGCAGGTCGCCGCGGCGGAACGCGACTGCCGATGCACCCAGGTCTTCCCACACCAGCGAACCCGTGCCCAGCGAGCGCTCGCGCCGCAGCTGGAGCAGCTGCTTGTACAGGTTGAGGGTGGATGTGGCATCCGCCTCTTCCGCATCGCGCGCGAACGTCGCCCACTCCGCCGGCTGCGGCAGCCATGCGTCACCGGTGGTGTTGAAGCCGAAGGCCGGTGCATCCGCCTCCCACGGGATCGGCACGCGACACCCGTCGCGGCCGTACCGCTTGCCGTTCGTGCGGAACCATGTCGGGTCCTGGCGGAACTCGTCGGGAATCTCCATGGCTTCCGGGAGGCCGAGCTCCTCACCCTGGTAGAGGTACGACGAGCCGGGAAGCGCGAGCATCACGGTCGTCGCGGCGCGTGCGCGGGCGAGACCGACGACCGCATCGGGCTTGCCGGGCGACTTCGGGCCGATGCCCTCGCCCTGCGGGTTGTCGGCCGTCAGCGCGAGGCGTGAAGCGTGTCGGACGACGTCATGGTTCGAGAGCACCCATGTGCTCGGGGCGCCTACGCCGCCGAACTCCGTGAGCGATTCGCGGATGACATCGCCGAGGGCTTTCGCGTCCCAGGAGGTCATCATGTACGGGAAGTTGAACGTCTGGTGCATCTCGTCAGGACGCACCCAGAGCGCTGTCTGCTTGAGCGTCGGCAGCCAGGCCTCGCCGCACAGGGCGCGGTCGCCGTCGTACTCCGCTAGCACCTCATGCCAGTCGCGGTATATGTCGTGCACGCCGTCCTGACCCCAGTACGGCACGCTGTCCTCGCCGCCGCCCATGGAGTCGGCATCTGCGACAGGGGCGTAGTCGGGAAGGCCGGCCTCCTTGACCATGCCGTGGGCGACGTCCACGCGGAAGCCGTCGACGCCACGGTCGAGCCAGAAGCGCAGCACGGAACGGAACTCCTCCTTCACTTCCTCGTTCGTCCAGTCGAAGTCGGGCTGTGTCGGGTCGAAGATGTGCAGGTACCACTGGCCGGGGGAGCCATCGGCCTCGGTGACGCGCTCCCACATGCCGCCGCCGAAGACGCTCTCCCAGTTGTTCGGGGGGATCTCGCCGTTCTCGCCCTTGCCGTCGCGGAAAACGTAACGGGCCCGCTCGCGGCTGCCCGGTCCGGCCTTGAGCGCCTCCTGGAACCAGACGTGCTGATCGGAGGAGTGATTGGGGACGAGATCGACGATGAGGCGGATACCGCGGGCGTGGGCCTGCGCGATCATCTCATCGAAGTCGGCGAGGGTGCCGAAGATCGGGTCGACGTCTCGGTAGTCGGCCACGTCGTAGCCGGCATCCTTCTGGGGGCTCGTCATGAACGGGCTCAACCAGATCGCGTCGACGCCCAGTTCCTTCAGCGAATCGAGGCGGCTCGTGATGCCAGGAAGGTCTCCGATGCCGTCGCCGGACGCATCCGCGAACGAGCGCGGGTAGATCTGGTAGATGACGGCGCTGCGCCACCACTCTGCTCCGGGGGCGGCGAACTGTTCAAGCTCTGTCATGCGACGAGCCTACTGCAAGCGCTTACAGTTGCGCGAGGGCCGGGATCGAATCGGTTCGGAGGTCTGATGGAACGTGCGCTGTGCACAGATGCAGGGCGATCGTACAGATGCAGGGCGACTCGCCGACGGACGGCCCTGCATCCGTGAAATCGCCCTGCATCCGTACACGGATCAGGAGCCGTCGAGCACGACGTTCACCGGGGCCTCGCCGCGCAGCATCCGCTCGATCTGCTTGCGGATGAGTTTCGCGATGCGCGGGTTCATCGCAGTCGAGGCTCCGCCGACGTGCGGCGAGATGAGCACGCCCTCGGTCTTCCAGAGCGGATGCTCCGCCGGGAGCGGTTCCGGATCCATCACGTCGAGCGCGGCGCGGATGCGTCCGTTCTGGCGTACGAGCGCGTCGGTGTCGACGAGGGTGCCGCGACCGACGTTGACGAGCAGCGCGCCGTCGGGCAGGAACGCGAGCATCTCGTCGTCGAAGAGGTGGCGGGTCTCGTCACCACCGGGCAGCGCGAGCACGACGACCTCGGCGTTCGGGAGCAGCTCGGCGAGCTCGTCTATGGCGTGCACCTGCACGCGTCCGAGCCGCTCGTGCCAGACCGGGCGGGCGGTGCGGGCGACGACGGTCAGCTCGACCTCGAACGGCTCAAGGCGCAGGGCGATCGCCTCGCCGACGCCGCCGAAGCCGACCAGCAGCACGCGTCGATCTGCGAGGCTCTCGGCGAAGGCCGGTGCCCATTCGCCGTTCTGCTGGGCGAGCACGAATCGGGGGAACTGCCGCTGCGCGGCCAGTGTCAGTGCGAGGGCGATCTCCGCGGTCGAGGTCTCATGCACGCTGGCCGCATTTGCGAACGGGATGCCGGCGGGCAACTTCTCCCCGATGCCTTCGTAACCGATCGATTGGCTCTGCACCAGTCCGACATCGAGCCCCTCCAATGCCTCCAACGCCGACGATCCGCCCATGTACGGCGGTACCACGAGGTCGATCTTCTCTCGCGGTGCGGGGGATGCGAGATCCCAGACCTCGAGCTCGACGCCCTCGGGGAGCGGGCCGATGCTCTCGGCCAGGCGGGCAGTGGGAACGGTGACGAAGAGACTCACACGTCGAGCCTATCGATCAAGGACGGTTCGGAGAGTAGCGTCAGCGGCAACAGCGACGCTCGGTCGCTCGAGCGCGGAGGAGGAGCCATGATTCCGGAGATCAACTACTGGGCGGTGCTGCTGGCCATGATCTCGAGCATGATCGTCGGATCGATCTGGTACACCCCGAAGGTGTTCGGCACTCGCTGGGCGAAGCTCGCGAATGTCGACATGAGCGGCTCCGCGAAGAGCGCCGTCTGGCCGATCGTCACCACATTGATCGTGAGTTTCGTGACCGCATGGGTGCTCGCCGGAGCATCCGCCATCGCCTGGCACTTCTACGAGGGCTCGTTCTTCGTATCCGCAGTGGTGACGTCGATACTGCTGTGGGCGGGATTCACCGCGGCACGGTTCATCACTCACGACGCCTTCGAGGGGCGCCCGACTGCGCTCACCACCATGAACATCGCGCACGAGCTGGTCACGCTCGTGATCATGGCCGTGCTCATCGGCGTGTGGCCTCCGGCCGGGATCTGAGACGCGCCTCGCAGCGACACTCTGGGGGCCGAACGCACGGATGTCGGACTCGGACACATCCGTCGGTTCAGTCCGACATCTGTGTTCCGAGCCCCCGAAGTGTGGCGGGAGAGCACCGATCGAATGCCTAGGCTGAGAAGGTGAATCTTCCTGACCTCGGTCTGCTCCTCGACGTCGATGGCCCGGTTGCCAGTCCCGTCACCCGCACCATCGCGATCGGATCCATCGCCCGTGACCTCGTGGATCTCGTCGCCGAAGGCGTTCCGATCGCTTTCATCACCGGGCGCTCGCACGAGTTCATCGCCGACGTGGTGATTCCGGCGCTTCAGGATGCGGGGCTGCGCGAAGCGCTGCTTCGACCCGAGGCGCGCATGTTCGGCGTCTTCGAGAAGGGCGGCGCCTGGTCGACGATCGACGCGGATGGCATGGGGGAGCCGACGATCGATCAGACGGTGGCCTTCGGCGCGGATGCTGTCTACGCGATCCGCGACCTGGTCGAACGGCGCTTCGCCGACACGATGTTCTTCGACGAGACCAAGCGCGCGATGATCTCGGTGGAGCAGCGCACGGATGTCGGATCCGAGGAGTACCGCCGTGCCCAGCGCGACTTCCAGGACGAGGCGTTTCGGATCCTGATTGCGCAGGGCGTCGGGCTGCGCTACGAAGAACAGGTCGTTCCCGACGCGGACGGTGCTGTACCTTTCCGTATCGATCCGACGGTGATCTCCACCGACGTCGAGTCGATCCGGCTCGACAAGGATCACGCCGCCCAGCGCGCGCTGGAGCACTTCCGGGCGCGCGGTCCGATGCCTCGCAAGTGGCTCAGCGTGGGTGATTCACGCAGCGACTATCTGATGGCCGATCAGCTCCACGCGGAGGGGTTCGACACGGCCCATCTGGACGTACGCCCCGGCGACGGCATCCTCGAGCGTCCATACGCGGTGCTCACGGAGGAGGGCCTCATCCACGACGAGGCGTTCGCCGCCCACCTCACTCGCATCAGAGCCGAGCTCGGCGTCTGATCACGCGGGCGGATACCACCTGGGCGACCTGATCCGGCGACTAGGCGGCAACGCGGCTGACGGCGGCGATCGCGCTCGTGAAGAACGCGAGGCCGTCGGTGCCGGAGCGCATGGCGTCGGAGGTGTTCGGGCCGAAGCCGGCCTCGGTCGCGTGCTCAGGGTGCGGCATGAGGCCGACGACGTTGCCTGCAGTATTCGTGAGGCCGGCGATGTCGCGCAGTGAGCCGTTCGGGTTCACGCCCGCGTAGCGGAACGCGACCAGGCCTTCGCCTTCGATACGATCCAGCGTCTCCTCCGAGGCGATGTATCCGCCGTCGGCGTTCTTCAGCGGGATGGTGATCTCCTGGCCCGCGGTGAATCCGCCGGTCCAGGCCGTGCCGGCGTTCTCCACCTTCAGTTTCTGGTCGCGACGCACGAAGTGCTGGTGATCGTTGCGGATCAGGCCGCCCGGCAGCAGGTGCGCCTCGACGAGCATCTGGAAACCGTTGCAGATGCCGAGTATCGGCATGCCCTTGGCCGCGGCATCTTTCACCTCGGTCATGATCGGCGACAGCGCTGCGATCGCGCCGGCGCGCAGGTAGTCGCCGTAGCTGAACCCACCCGGCAGTACGAGTGCGTCCACGCCGGCGAGATCGTGCGAGCCATGCCAGAGGGCGACGGGCTCGCCGCCGGCGAGGCGGACCGCTCGCTGGGCGTCGCGGTCGTCGAGCGAACCCGGCCAGGTGATGACGCCGATGCGGACCGTCACTGGACGACCTCGATGCCGACGACGTCCTCGATGACCGCGTTGGAGAGCACGTCGTCTGCGAGCTTCTTGACCTCGGCGAGCACGGCATCCGTGACCTCGCCGTCGACCGTGAGCTCGAAGCGCTTGCCGATGCGCACATCGCTGAAGCCCTCTACGCCCAACCGTGCGAAAGCGCCGGACACGGCCTTCCCCTGCGGGTCGAGCAGTTCGGACTTGGGCATGACGTCGACGACGATGGTGGGCATTGAAGGCTCCAGAAGTCGCGGGAAGGCGGGCAGTTCCAGTCTAGCGTCCGGGTAGTGACGCCCGGATGCTCGGGAAGCTCGTCGGGCGCGGCTTCGGATGCGGGACGGGAATGCCCGGACGGATGACGCACCCCCCGGTAAATCCGTCCGGGCCCGTCGAGGAGCCCCCCTCGTCGACGATCCCGTCCGCGAACCCCAGCGGCGAGAAAGCCCTCCACAAGCAGGTTAGAGTCATCGCACAGAAGCCGCATCGTGGAGAGTTGCGAGGCATGCCACTCTCCAATGATCGACCTCGAGGGAGGGACGCATGAAGCTCAACGAGCTCGCGCTTCAGAGCGGAGTCAGCACGACGACACTCAAGCACTGGATACGGGTGGGGATCATGCCTGCTGGGCGGCTGCGCAATCGCACCACAGCCGTCTATGAGAGGCGCCACGTCGATCGCGCGCGGCTGATCGTCGTGATGCGCGATTCCTATCGCGCATCGACAGCCGCGATCAGATCACTCACGGATGTGATCGATTCCGACGCGGCCACTCTCGAAGTGATGAACGCCTGTCAGGCGTTCGCGCTCGGAATCTCCGAGGGCGTCGCCTCCGACCCTGACTACGAGGTCTTCCGCGAACGTACGCACGAGCTGATGCGGCGCCGCGACTGGCGCGGTTACCCTGGCGCGGCCGAGCAGGGCCTCGCGCACGCGCTGGCGCAGGCCGCCACGGTCGGTCTGGACTACGACGTCGAAGAGCTCATGGAGTACGCCGATGCGCTCGAGCCGCTCGCGGGGCGGAACATCGCCGCCCTCCAGCCGGATGGATCGCGCGACGAGGTGGCCACGAGGATGCTGCTCGCCGTCCACGCGCGCGCTCGACAGCTCGTCGCGGTGAGCAGTCTTGCGCACGCGGCAGTATCCATCCGCTCTGCGATAGATCGCGGCGTCGCGCCGGCCGACCTCGCGAAGCCTCCCGGAAAGTAGCGCGCCGCTGTCAGGCCGAGTGGAAGACCGTGTGCAGGTCACCGATGAGGTCGCGTCCGCCGAGGCCGTCGATCTCGAACAGCACCGAGATGCCGGCGACGTGCGAACCCAGCTGCTCGATCAGCTGGCGTCCGGCGGCGAGAGTTCCACCGGTTGCGAGCACGTCATCGATCAAGAGGACGCGTGAGCCGGCAGGCAGGTCATCGTGCATCTCGATCGTCGCGGTGCCGTACTCGAGGGCGTAGTCGACGGATGCTGCGGGTCGAGGCAGCTTGCCCGCCTTGCGGATCGGGATGAGCCCGACGCCGGCCGATATCGCTGCGGCGCTCGCGATCAGGAATCCGCGCGCCTCGATTCCGGCGATGACGTCGAACTGCCCGGCGAAAGGCTCGATGATCGCCTCGGTCGTGACGCGTAGCGCCTCTGCATCCGCCAGCAGTGGCGTGATGTCGCGGAACAGGATGCCGGGTTCGGGGTAGTCCGGGATGCTGCGGATCAGCGATGCGGCGCGGGTGAGAGCGGGGGAGAGTTCGGCGGACGGCACTGCCCAAGGCTACTTCAGTGCCACCCGCATGGGCTCGCTTGACATTCATGGGAGCGCTCCCATACAGTGGCACTCACGTTCGTGGGAGCGCTCCCAGGGGGGCGCACGCCCAGCGACGCACGCGAACGCCTACCTGCACCACAACCACTGCACGACCACAAAGGAGTGACCTGTGAACACACGCGCCCGCCGACGGATCCTGACGACAGCAGCCGTCGCATCCGTCTCCGCTCTCGCCCTGGCCGGCTGTTCAGCCGGCGCAGACGGCGACACCTCCGGCGGCAGCGCCGATGGCGACATCACGCTGACTGTCACCACGTTCGGAACCTTCGGTTACGAAGACCTCTACGAGCAGTACGAGGAGGAGAACCCGAACATCACGATCGAGGCGACGAACATCGACACCGGTGGCAACGCACGCACCGATGCCTTCACCAAGATCGCCGCCGGCTCCGGCCTCAGCGACATCGTCGCCGTCGAAGAAGGCTGGCTCGGCGCGATCATGGAGGTCTCCGACACCTTCGTCGATCTGCGCGACTACGGCATCGAGGACCGCAAGGACGACTGGGTCGACTGGAAGTACGCCCAGGGAACCGACGCCGAGGGTCGCGTGATCGGCTACGGCACCGATATCGGCCCGAGTGGCATCTGCTACAACGGTGCGGCCTTCGAGGCCGCCGGGCTGCCCAGCGACCGCGAGTCCGTCGCGGAGCTGCTCAACGGCGACTGGGAGAACTACTTCACCGTCGGCGCCGACTACACGGCGAAGACCGGCAAGGCCTGGTACGACCACTCCGGCTTCGTCTGGAACTCGATGGTCAACCAGCTCGACGAGGGCTATTACACCGTGGACGGTGAGCTGAACGTCGAGGGCAACGCCGAGCTCAAGGAACGCTTCGAGATGCTCGGAGCAGCGACCGAGGGCGGCCAGTCCGCCGCGCAGGCGGCGTGGGACTGGAACGGCGGCAAGTCGTTCGTCGACGGCACCTTCGCGACGTTCGTCTGCCCCGGCTGGATGCTGGGAACCATTCAGGGTCAGGTCGAAGCAGGCGGCGGCGACGCTTCGACGGGCTGGGACTTCGCCGATGTCTTCCCCGGAGGTGCAGCCAACTGGGGCGGCGCATTCCTCTCCGTCCCGGAGAGCTCTGAGCACAAGGAGGCGGCAGCGGCTCTCGCCGACTGGCTGACGCAACCCGAGCAGCAGGTCAAGCAGTCCGAGGCCGCTGGCAACTTCCCGTCGACCGTCGAGGCGCAGGAAGAGCTCGCTGCCGCCGCGGCACCGAACGAGTTCTTCAACGACGCTCCCACCGGCGCCATCCTCGCCGAGCGGGCGAAGGGCGTCGTCGCCCAGTTCAAGGGTGCCGATGACTCGGTCATCCAGGAGAACGTCTTCGGCCCGGCACTGAGCAGCCTCGACCGGGGCGAGACAGACACCAAGGGCGCCTGGGATCAGGCGATCAAGCTCCTGGACGAGCTCGTCGGCTGACGTGCATCCCGACAGGCTCAGCGGCCGGCCTCCGGTTGCTGAGCCTGTCGAGGCACGCTCCCTGTTACTCGTACGAGACGCGACAAGGAAACACACAATGACTCTCACCGCTCCGCCGAAGGAGCGCCGGGACACGGCATCCGCACAGCAGACGGATGCCCCGCCGAGGCCTTCCTGGCGCCACCGTCTCTCGCGATTCGACCAGAATGCCTCGCCGTACGCCTACGTCGCGCCCTTCTTCCTGTTGTTCGGTCTCGTCGGGCTGTTCCCGCTGGTGTACACGGTGTACGTCGCCGTGCACGAGTGGGACCTGCTCAAGGGCGAAGGCGACTTCGTCGGCTTCGGCAACTTCATCGAGATCCTCGGCGACTCGATGTTCTGGAACTCGATCTTCAACACGCTGAGCATCTTCCTGCTCTCCGCGATCCCGCAGCTGTCGGTCGCCCTGCTGGTCGCCTACCTGCTCGATCGGGGACTCCGCGCCCCGACCATCTGGCGGATGAGCGTGCTCATCCCGTTCGTGGTCACCCCGGTCGCGGTCGCCATCATCTTCTCCAGCATCTTCAATGAGGCCGACGGCCTCGCCAACAACCTGCTGAACCTGATCGGCATCGTCGATCAGGAGTGGAAGCACAACACGTTCCTCTCTCACGTCGCGGTCGCAGTCATGGTGAACTTCCGCTGGACCGGCTACAACGCACTCATCCTTCTCGCCGCGATGCAGGCGGTGCCACGTGACCTGTACGAATCGGCCGCGATCGACGGGGCGGGGCCTGCAAGACGGTTCTTCTCGATCACGATTCCCACGATCCGCCCGACGCTGATCTTCGTGATCATCACCGCGACGATCGGCGGTCTGCAGATCTTCGCCGAGCCGCGACTGTTCGATGTGTCGACGGCCGGAGGCATCGGTGGCAGCGACCGGCAGTTCCAGACCACTGTGCTCTTCCTGTGGGAACTCGCGTTCTTCCGCAGGAACCTCGGCGAAGCATCCGCAGTCGCCATCCTCCTGTTCCTGCTCATCGTCGGGATCGGCGTGATCAACTTCCTGCTCTCCCGGCGGATCGCCACCGGATCCGCACCCAGGAGCGGCCGTGCCGTCAGGCGTCGAACCCGCAAGAGCACCGCGTCCGCCGACAACACTCAGGAGGAGGCGCGATGACCGCCACGCAGGCACTCAGCGTGCCCGAGAAGATCCGACGCCGTCGCAGTGCCGGCGGTAATGCCGGCGTCGGCAGCCGTCCAGGCTTCCTCACGTACGGGCTGCTCGCCGCCTTCATCATCGGCAGCATCTACCCGCTGTGGTGGTCGGTCGTGGTCGCGAGTGGCACGAACTCGACCCGCGCTGAGACGCTGCCGATGATCCCGGGTGGGAACTTCTTCGCGAACGCCGCGAAGGTCTTCGACGCCATCCCGTTCTGGCTGGCGCTCGGAAACTCGTTCCTCGTGTCGACGATCATCACACTGTCGGTCGTGACCTTCTCGACCCTCGCCGGCTACGCCTTCGCGAAACTGCGCTTCAAGGGCCGCGAGGGCCTCATGGTCTTCGTCATCGCGACGATGGCGATTCCGACGCAGCTCGGTATCATCCCGTTGTTCATGGTGATGCGCGAGCTCGGCTGGACCGGATCCATCGGTGCGGTGATCATCCCGACGCTCGTCACGGCGTTCGGCGTGTTCTTCATGCGCCAGTACCTCGTCGACGTGATCCCGGACGAGCTCATCGAGGCGGCGCGGATGGACGGCGCGAACCAGTTCCGCACGTTCCTCACGGTCGGCATCCCCGCTGCAAGACCCGCCATGGCGATCCTCGGTCTCTTCACCTTCATGACCGCATGGACCGACTACCTGTGGCCGTTGATCGTGCTCTCCCCGCAGAACCCGACCCTGCAGACGGCGCTGAGCCAGCTGCAGTCCGGGTACTACGTCGACTACTCGATCGTGCTGACCGGCGCTGTGCTCGCGACGCTGCCCCTGCTCGTCCTCTTCGCGGTCGCAGGCAAGCAGCTCGTCAGTGGAATCATGGCCGGCGCGGTGAAAGGATGACCTCTATGACCCGCCCCTTCCCCGAGAAGTTCCTGTTCGGAGCGGCCACCGCGGCGTACCAGATCGAGGGGGCAGCGCACGAGGACGGCCGCACCGACTCGATCTGGGATGCGTTCGCCCGTGTGCCCGGCGCGGTCGTCGGCGGCGAGAGCGGGGATGTGGCATGCGATCACTACCACCGCTACCCGGAGGACGTCGCCCTCATGACCGAACTCGGTCTGCAGACGTACCGCTTCTCGACCTCATGGTCGCGGGTGCGCCCCGAGGGCGGCGCGGT
The DNA window shown above is from Microbacterium murale and carries:
- a CDS encoding MerR family transcriptional regulator, with translation MKLNELALQSGVSTTTLKHWIRVGIMPAGRLRNRTTAVYERRHVDRARLIVVMRDSYRASTAAIRSLTDVIDSDAATLEVMNACQAFALGISEGVASDPDYEVFRERTHELMRRRDWRGYPGAAEQGLAHALAQAATVGLDYDVEELMEYADALEPLAGRNIAALQPDGSRDEVATRMLLAVHARARQLVAVSSLAHAAVSIRSAIDRGVAPADLAKPPGK
- the purS gene encoding phosphoribosylformylglycinamidine synthase subunit PurS produces the protein MPTIVVDVMPKSELLDPQGKAVSGAFARLGVEGFSDVRIGKRFELTVDGEVTDAVLAEVKKLADDVLSNAVIEDVVGIEVVQ
- a CDS encoding LacI family DNA-binding transcriptional regulator, whose protein sequence is MVSIDEVARLAGVSTATVSRALSGRGHVSAASRDRVLVAAQTLGYVVSSRASSLASGRTRNIGVVVPFLDRWFFSTVLSGVSSALMRQGYDITLYNITADKDVRRNVFDTALRRQRVDAVIAVSIELDEAETTQLLELGLPIIAIGGPNPQLDTLTVDDGAVAQLATEHLLSLGHTAIAHIGANPEFDIDFHIPTQRRLGFEKALADAGITPKPAFIEPADFTVEGGYRAAKQLLGRPGRRPTAVFAASDEMAIGAVLAARDLGFRVPEDLSIIGIDGHELGEFFQLTTVDQFPLGQGERAAAAVLAKLEDAVPAAPPGALPFELLVRGTTARV
- a CDS encoding TrkH family potassium uptake protein, with protein sequence MVRTDSFARSRRPKQRNLAPARAIATGFGAAIVIGTLLLMLPISSASGRWTGLVDALFTSTSAVCVTGLIVVDTAVYWSPFGKVVILLLIQLGGLGIMLFASLIGLALARKLSVRSRVIAGTETKTTGGGDMKRVATGILVTTLVIEAAVAVLLFARFTMGYGYEPVRAAWHAVFHAVSSFNNAGFALYTDSLMGFVSDPWICLPICAAIILGGLGFPVLRQLRKEFRRPLHWTMNTRIVLWATIGLLVLGTVYVVAIEWHNPETLGALDPGSRILAGFFHAVQSRTAGFNSVDTSQLHDETWLGTDVLMFIGGGPAGTAGGIKVTTFAVLFFIMYTELRGGTAVNVFGKRLSRAVHREAITVVLVALGAVMSAVIAILAITDLDLDRVLFEVVSAFGTVGMSTGITADLPVAAQLILILLMFLGRLGPLTLGSALALRERATAYELPKERPAIG
- the purQ gene encoding phosphoribosylformylglycinamidine synthase subunit PurQ gives rise to the protein MTVRIGVITWPGSLDDRDAQRAVRLAGGEPVALWHGSHDLAGVDALVLPGGFSYGDYLRAGAIAALSPIMTEVKDAAAKGMPILGICNGFQMLVEAHLLPGGLIRNDHQHFVRRDQKLKVENAGTAWTGGFTAGQEITIPLKNADGGYIASEETLDRIEGEGLVAFRYAGVNPNGSLRDIAGLTNTAGNVVGLMPHPEHATEAGFGPNTSDAMRSGTDGLAFFTSAIAAVSRVAA
- a CDS encoding DUF1761 domain-containing protein — translated: MIPEINYWAVLLAMISSMIVGSIWYTPKVFGTRWAKLANVDMSGSAKSAVWPIVTTLIVSFVTAWVLAGASAIAWHFYEGSFFVSAVVTSILLWAGFTAARFITHDAFEGRPTALTTMNIAHELVTLVIMAVLIGVWPPAGI
- a CDS encoding 2-hydroxyacid dehydrogenase, with the protein product MSLFVTVPTARLAESIGPLPEGVELEVWDLASPAPREKIDLVVPPYMGGSSALEALEGLDVGLVQSQSIGYEGIGEKLPAGIPFANAASVHETSTAEIALALTLAAQRQFPRFVLAQQNGEWAPAFAESLADRRVLLVGFGGVGEAIALRLEPFEVELTVVARTARPVWHERLGRVQVHAIDELAELLPNAEVVVLALPGGDETRHLFDDEMLAFLPDGALLVNVGRGTLVDTDALVRQNGRIRAALDVMDPEPLPAEHPLWKTEGVLISPHVGGASTAMNPRIAKLIRKQIERMLRGEAPVNVVLDGS
- a CDS encoding glycoside hydrolase family 13 protein — encoded protein: MTELEQFAAPGAEWWRSAVIYQIYPRSFADASGDGIGDLPGITSRLDSLKELGVDAIWLSPFMTSPQKDAGYDVADYRDVDPIFGTLADFDEMIAQAHARGIRLIVDLVPNHSSDQHVWFQEALKAGPGSRERARYVFRDGKGENGEIPPNNWESVFGGGMWERVTEADGSPGQWYLHIFDPTQPDFDWTNEEVKEEFRSVLRFWLDRGVDGFRVDVAHGMVKEAGLPDYAPVADADSMGGGEDSVPYWGQDGVHDIYRDWHEVLAEYDGDRALCGEAWLPTLKQTALWVRPDEMHQTFNFPYMMTSWDAKALGDVIRESLTEFGGVGAPSTWVLSNHDVVRHASRLALTADNPQGEGIGPKSPGKPDAVVGLARARAATTVMLALPGSSYLYQGEELGLPEAMEIPDEFRQDPTWFRTNGKRYGRDGCRVPIPWEADAPAFGFNTTGDAWLPQPAEWATFARDAEEADATSTLNLYKQLLQLRRERSLGTGSLVWEDLGASAVAFRRGDLHVAVNIGTEPLDLGDGVTFVVQSQPFDGAALPVDHAAWYTKA